One Lutra lutra chromosome 18, mLutLut1.2, whole genome shotgun sequence genomic window carries:
- the MCM7 gene encoding DNA replication licensing factor MCM7 isoform X2 codes for MAVKDYVLEKEKVKKFLQEFYQDDEFGKKQFKYGNQLVRLAHREQVAMYVDLDDVAEDDPELVDSICENTRRYVRLFADAVQELLPQYKEREVVNKDVLDVYIEHRLMMEQRSRDPGAARSPQNQYPPELMRRFELYFQGPSSNKPRVIREVRADSVGKLVTVRGIVTRVSEVKPRMVVATYTCDQCGAETYQPIQSPTFMPLIMCPSQECQTNRSGGRLYLQTRGSKFIKFQEMKMQEHSDQVPVGNIPRSITVLVEGENTRLAQPGDHVSVTGIFLPILRTGFRQVVQGLLSETYLEAHRVVKMNKSDDDEAVAGELSAEELRHIAGNINICLMGDPGVAKSQLLSYIDRLAPRSQYTTGRGSSGVGLTAAVLRDSVTGELTLEGGALVLADQGVCCIDEFDKMAEADRTAIHEVMEQQTISIAKAGILTTLNARCSILAAANPAYGRYNPRRSLEQNIQLPAALLSRFDLLWLIQDRPDRDNDLRLAQHITYVHQHSRQPPAQFEPLDMKLMRRYIAMCREKQPTVPESLADYITAAYVEMRREAWASKDATYTSARTLLAILRLSTALARLRMVDSVEKEDVNEAIRLMEMSKDSLLGDKGQTARTQRPADVIFATVRELVSDGRSVRFAEAEQRCISRGFTPAQFQAALDEYEELNVWQVNTARTRITFV; via the exons ATGGCAGTTAAGGACTACGTGCTAGAGAAAG aaaaggtTAAGAAATTCCTACAGGAGTTTTATCAGGATGATGAATTTGGCAAGAAACAGTTCAAATATGGGAACCAGTTG GTTCGACTGGCTCATCGGGAGCAAGTGGCAATGTACGTAGACCTAGACGATGTAGCTGAGGACGACCCTGAGTTGGTGGACTCAATCTGTGAGAACACCAGGCGCTATGTAAGGCTCTTCGCCGACGCTGTGCAGGAGCTCCTTCCTCAGTACAAGGAGAGGGAG GTGGTAAACAAAGATGTTTTGGATGTTTACATCGAGCACCGGCTGATGATGGAGCAGCGTAGCCGTGACCCTGGGGCAGCCCGAAGCCCGCAAAACCAGTACCCCCCTGAGCTCATGCGCAGATT CGAGCTGTACTTTCAAGGCCCAAGCAGTAACAAGCCTCGTGTGATCCGGGAAGTGCGGGCTGACTCTGTGGGGAAATTGGTCACTGTGCGTGGAATTGTCACTCGTGTCTCTGAAGTCAAACCCAGAATGGTGGTGGCCACTTACACTTGTGACCAGTGTGGGGCGGAGACTTACCAGCCG ATCCAGTCCCCTACTTTCATGCCTCTGATCATGTGCCCGAGCCAAGAGTGCCAGACCAACCGCTCAGGAGGGCGGCTGTATCTGCAGACGCGCGGCTCCAAATTCATCAAATTCCAGGAGATGAAGATGCAGGAACAT AGTGACCAAGTGCCTGTGGGAAACATTCCTCGGAGCATCACCGTGCTGGTAGAAGGCGAGAACACGAGGCTCGCCCAGCCCGGGGACCACGTCAGTGTCACTGGCATCTTCTTGCCGATCCTGCGCACTGGGTTCCGACAGGTCGTACAG GGTCTCCTCTCTGAAACCTACCTGGAGGCCCATCGGGTCGTGAAGATGAACAAGAGCGACGACGACGAGGCTGTGGCTGGAGAGCTGAGCGCGGAGGAGCTGAGACACATTGCAG GCAACATCAACATCTGCCTGATGGGGGACCCCGGTGTGGCCAAGTCTCAGCTCCTGTCTTACATTGATCGCCTGGCGCCCCGCA GCCAGTACACCACGGGCCGGGGCTCCTCGGGAGTGGGGCTCACAGCAGCTGTGCTCAGAGACTCGGTGACCGGAGAGCTGACCTTGGAGGGCGGGGCCCTCGTGCTGGCCGACCAGGGCGTGTGCTGCATCGACGAGTTTGACAAGATGGCTGAGGCCGACCGCACGGCCATCCACGAGGTCATGGAGCAGCAGACCATCTCCATTGCCAAGGCCGGCATTCTCACCACGCTCAACGCCCGCTGTTCCATCCTGGCTGCTGCCAACCCTGCCTATGGGCGCTACAACCCTCGTCGCAGCCTGGAGCAGAACATACAGCTTCCTGCTGCGCTGCTCTCCCGATTTGACCTCCTCTGGCTGATCCAGGACCGGCCTGACCGGGACAATGACTTACG GTTGGCCCAGCACATCACCTACGTGCACCAGCACAGccgccagcccccagcccagttTGAACCCTTGGACATGAAGCTGATGAG ACGTTACATCGCCATGTGCCGGGAGAAGCAGCCCACGGTGCCGGAGTCTCTGGCCGACTACATCACGGCCGCATACGTGGAGATGAGGCGGGAGGCCTGGGCCAGCAAGGACGCCACCTACACTTCCGCCCGGACCCTGCTGGCCATCCTGCGGCTGTCCACGGCTCTG GCACGGCTGCGGATGGTGGACTCggtggagaaagaagatgtgaacGAAGCCATCAGGCTCATGGAGATGTCCAAGGACTCCCTGCTGGGCGACAAGGGGCAGACGGCGAG GACCCAGAGGCCCGCGGACGTGATATTCGCCACCGTCCGGGAGCTGGTCTCCGACGGCCGGAGCGTGCGCTTTGCAGAGGCGGAGCAGCGCTGCATCTCCCGGGGCTTCACCCCTGCCCAGTTCCAGGCGGCGCTCGA
- the MCM7 gene encoding DNA replication licensing factor MCM7 isoform X3 gives MYVDLDDVAEDDPELVDSICENTRRYVRLFADAVQELLPQYKEREVVNKDVLDVYIEHRLMMEQRSRDPGAARSPQNQYPPELMRRFELYFQGPSSNKPRVIREVRADSVGKLVTVRGIVTRVSEVKPRMVVATYTCDQCGAETYQPIQSPTFMPLIMCPSQECQTNRSGGRLYLQTRGSKFIKFQEMKMQEHSDQVPVGNIPRSITVLVEGENTRLAQPGDHVSVTGIFLPILRTGFRQVVQGLLSETYLEAHRVVKMNKSDDDEAVAGELSAEELRHIAEEDFYEKLAASIAPEIYGHEDVKKALLLLLVGGVDQSPRGMKIRGNINICLMGDPGVAKSQLLSYIDRLAPRSQYTTGRGSSGVGLTAAVLRDSVTGELTLEGGALVLADQGVCCIDEFDKMAEADRTAIHEVMEQQTISIAKAGILTTLNARCSILAAANPAYGRYNPRRSLEQNIQLPAALLSRFDLLWLIQDRPDRDNDLRLAQHITYVHQHSRQPPAQFEPLDMKLMRRYIAMCREKQPTVPESLADYITAAYVEMRREAWASKDATYTSARTLLAILRLSTALARLRMVDSVEKEDVNEAIRLMEMSKDSLLGDKGQTARTQRPADVIFATVRELVSDGRSVRFAEAEQRCISRGFTPAQFQAALDEYEELNVWQVNTARTRITFV, from the exons ATGTACGTAGACCTAGACGATGTAGCTGAGGACGACCCTGAGTTGGTGGACTCAATCTGTGAGAACACCAGGCGCTATGTAAGGCTCTTCGCCGACGCTGTGCAGGAGCTCCTTCCTCAGTACAAGGAGAGGGAG GTGGTAAACAAAGATGTTTTGGATGTTTACATCGAGCACCGGCTGATGATGGAGCAGCGTAGCCGTGACCCTGGGGCAGCCCGAAGCCCGCAAAACCAGTACCCCCCTGAGCTCATGCGCAGATT CGAGCTGTACTTTCAAGGCCCAAGCAGTAACAAGCCTCGTGTGATCCGGGAAGTGCGGGCTGACTCTGTGGGGAAATTGGTCACTGTGCGTGGAATTGTCACTCGTGTCTCTGAAGTCAAACCCAGAATGGTGGTGGCCACTTACACTTGTGACCAGTGTGGGGCGGAGACTTACCAGCCG ATCCAGTCCCCTACTTTCATGCCTCTGATCATGTGCCCGAGCCAAGAGTGCCAGACCAACCGCTCAGGAGGGCGGCTGTATCTGCAGACGCGCGGCTCCAAATTCATCAAATTCCAGGAGATGAAGATGCAGGAACAT AGTGACCAAGTGCCTGTGGGAAACATTCCTCGGAGCATCACCGTGCTGGTAGAAGGCGAGAACACGAGGCTCGCCCAGCCCGGGGACCACGTCAGTGTCACTGGCATCTTCTTGCCGATCCTGCGCACTGGGTTCCGACAGGTCGTACAG GGTCTCCTCTCTGAAACCTACCTGGAGGCCCATCGGGTCGTGAAGATGAACAAGAGCGACGACGACGAGGCTGTGGCTGGAGAGCTGAGCGCGGAGGAGCTGAGACACATTGCAG AGGAGGATTTCTATGAGAAGCTGGCGGCCTCCATTGCCCCAGAGATCTATGGGCACGAAGACGTGAAAAAggctctgctgcttctgctggtgGGAGGGGTCGACCAGTCTCCTCGGGGCATGAAGATCAGGG GCAACATCAACATCTGCCTGATGGGGGACCCCGGTGTGGCCAAGTCTCAGCTCCTGTCTTACATTGATCGCCTGGCGCCCCGCA GCCAGTACACCACGGGCCGGGGCTCCTCGGGAGTGGGGCTCACAGCAGCTGTGCTCAGAGACTCGGTGACCGGAGAGCTGACCTTGGAGGGCGGGGCCCTCGTGCTGGCCGACCAGGGCGTGTGCTGCATCGACGAGTTTGACAAGATGGCTGAGGCCGACCGCACGGCCATCCACGAGGTCATGGAGCAGCAGACCATCTCCATTGCCAAGGCCGGCATTCTCACCACGCTCAACGCCCGCTGTTCCATCCTGGCTGCTGCCAACCCTGCCTATGGGCGCTACAACCCTCGTCGCAGCCTGGAGCAGAACATACAGCTTCCTGCTGCGCTGCTCTCCCGATTTGACCTCCTCTGGCTGATCCAGGACCGGCCTGACCGGGACAATGACTTACG GTTGGCCCAGCACATCACCTACGTGCACCAGCACAGccgccagcccccagcccagttTGAACCCTTGGACATGAAGCTGATGAG ACGTTACATCGCCATGTGCCGGGAGAAGCAGCCCACGGTGCCGGAGTCTCTGGCCGACTACATCACGGCCGCATACGTGGAGATGAGGCGGGAGGCCTGGGCCAGCAAGGACGCCACCTACACTTCCGCCCGGACCCTGCTGGCCATCCTGCGGCTGTCCACGGCTCTG GCACGGCTGCGGATGGTGGACTCggtggagaaagaagatgtgaacGAAGCCATCAGGCTCATGGAGATGTCCAAGGACTCCCTGCTGGGCGACAAGGGGCAGACGGCGAG GACCCAGAGGCCCGCGGACGTGATATTCGCCACCGTCCGGGAGCTGGTCTCCGACGGCCGGAGCGTGCGCTTTGCAGAGGCGGAGCAGCGCTGCATCTCCCGGGGCTTCACCCCTGCCCAGTTCCAGGCGGCGCTCGA
- the MCM7 gene encoding DNA replication licensing factor MCM7 isoform X1, whose product MAVKDYVLEKEKVKKFLQEFYQDDEFGKKQFKYGNQLVRLAHREQVAMYVDLDDVAEDDPELVDSICENTRRYVRLFADAVQELLPQYKEREVVNKDVLDVYIEHRLMMEQRSRDPGAARSPQNQYPPELMRRFELYFQGPSSNKPRVIREVRADSVGKLVTVRGIVTRVSEVKPRMVVATYTCDQCGAETYQPIQSPTFMPLIMCPSQECQTNRSGGRLYLQTRGSKFIKFQEMKMQEHSDQVPVGNIPRSITVLVEGENTRLAQPGDHVSVTGIFLPILRTGFRQVVQGLLSETYLEAHRVVKMNKSDDDEAVAGELSAEELRHIAEEDFYEKLAASIAPEIYGHEDVKKALLLLLVGGVDQSPRGMKIRGNINICLMGDPGVAKSQLLSYIDRLAPRSQYTTGRGSSGVGLTAAVLRDSVTGELTLEGGALVLADQGVCCIDEFDKMAEADRTAIHEVMEQQTISIAKAGILTTLNARCSILAAANPAYGRYNPRRSLEQNIQLPAALLSRFDLLWLIQDRPDRDNDLRLAQHITYVHQHSRQPPAQFEPLDMKLMRRYIAMCREKQPTVPESLADYITAAYVEMRREAWASKDATYTSARTLLAILRLSTALARLRMVDSVEKEDVNEAIRLMEMSKDSLLGDKGQTARTQRPADVIFATVRELVSDGRSVRFAEAEQRCISRGFTPAQFQAALDEYEELNVWQVNTARTRITFV is encoded by the exons ATGGCAGTTAAGGACTACGTGCTAGAGAAAG aaaaggtTAAGAAATTCCTACAGGAGTTTTATCAGGATGATGAATTTGGCAAGAAACAGTTCAAATATGGGAACCAGTTG GTTCGACTGGCTCATCGGGAGCAAGTGGCAATGTACGTAGACCTAGACGATGTAGCTGAGGACGACCCTGAGTTGGTGGACTCAATCTGTGAGAACACCAGGCGCTATGTAAGGCTCTTCGCCGACGCTGTGCAGGAGCTCCTTCCTCAGTACAAGGAGAGGGAG GTGGTAAACAAAGATGTTTTGGATGTTTACATCGAGCACCGGCTGATGATGGAGCAGCGTAGCCGTGACCCTGGGGCAGCCCGAAGCCCGCAAAACCAGTACCCCCCTGAGCTCATGCGCAGATT CGAGCTGTACTTTCAAGGCCCAAGCAGTAACAAGCCTCGTGTGATCCGGGAAGTGCGGGCTGACTCTGTGGGGAAATTGGTCACTGTGCGTGGAATTGTCACTCGTGTCTCTGAAGTCAAACCCAGAATGGTGGTGGCCACTTACACTTGTGACCAGTGTGGGGCGGAGACTTACCAGCCG ATCCAGTCCCCTACTTTCATGCCTCTGATCATGTGCCCGAGCCAAGAGTGCCAGACCAACCGCTCAGGAGGGCGGCTGTATCTGCAGACGCGCGGCTCCAAATTCATCAAATTCCAGGAGATGAAGATGCAGGAACAT AGTGACCAAGTGCCTGTGGGAAACATTCCTCGGAGCATCACCGTGCTGGTAGAAGGCGAGAACACGAGGCTCGCCCAGCCCGGGGACCACGTCAGTGTCACTGGCATCTTCTTGCCGATCCTGCGCACTGGGTTCCGACAGGTCGTACAG GGTCTCCTCTCTGAAACCTACCTGGAGGCCCATCGGGTCGTGAAGATGAACAAGAGCGACGACGACGAGGCTGTGGCTGGAGAGCTGAGCGCGGAGGAGCTGAGACACATTGCAG AGGAGGATTTCTATGAGAAGCTGGCGGCCTCCATTGCCCCAGAGATCTATGGGCACGAAGACGTGAAAAAggctctgctgcttctgctggtgGGAGGGGTCGACCAGTCTCCTCGGGGCATGAAGATCAGGG GCAACATCAACATCTGCCTGATGGGGGACCCCGGTGTGGCCAAGTCTCAGCTCCTGTCTTACATTGATCGCCTGGCGCCCCGCA GCCAGTACACCACGGGCCGGGGCTCCTCGGGAGTGGGGCTCACAGCAGCTGTGCTCAGAGACTCGGTGACCGGAGAGCTGACCTTGGAGGGCGGGGCCCTCGTGCTGGCCGACCAGGGCGTGTGCTGCATCGACGAGTTTGACAAGATGGCTGAGGCCGACCGCACGGCCATCCACGAGGTCATGGAGCAGCAGACCATCTCCATTGCCAAGGCCGGCATTCTCACCACGCTCAACGCCCGCTGTTCCATCCTGGCTGCTGCCAACCCTGCCTATGGGCGCTACAACCCTCGTCGCAGCCTGGAGCAGAACATACAGCTTCCTGCTGCGCTGCTCTCCCGATTTGACCTCCTCTGGCTGATCCAGGACCGGCCTGACCGGGACAATGACTTACG GTTGGCCCAGCACATCACCTACGTGCACCAGCACAGccgccagcccccagcccagttTGAACCCTTGGACATGAAGCTGATGAG ACGTTACATCGCCATGTGCCGGGAGAAGCAGCCCACGGTGCCGGAGTCTCTGGCCGACTACATCACGGCCGCATACGTGGAGATGAGGCGGGAGGCCTGGGCCAGCAAGGACGCCACCTACACTTCCGCCCGGACCCTGCTGGCCATCCTGCGGCTGTCCACGGCTCTG GCACGGCTGCGGATGGTGGACTCggtggagaaagaagatgtgaacGAAGCCATCAGGCTCATGGAGATGTCCAAGGACTCCCTGCTGGGCGACAAGGGGCAGACGGCGAG GACCCAGAGGCCCGCGGACGTGATATTCGCCACCGTCCGGGAGCTGGTCTCCGACGGCCGGAGCGTGCGCTTTGCAGAGGCGGAGCAGCGCTGCATCTCCCGGGGCTTCACCCCTGCCCAGTTCCAGGCGGCGCTCGA